Proteins encoded together in one Streptomyces sp. NBC_01216 window:
- a CDS encoding acetate--CoA ligase family protein produces the protein MLGSTHGTFTSGLRARVVACGEHAGTPGFAVHGTTAVEGDVDVSGRPLYAPVPDLDRFFRPRSVAVVGASDGEGRPHTGITRQLIAWAERVGARLVPVHPTRTRVFGIDCVPSVGALGEPVDLAVLLVADPLPVVEELAGAKVRFAVAFASGFAEAGDEGAAAQERLTAAVRRSGMRLLGPNTNLNAFEHFREDLDGPAIALITQSGHQGRPVHTLQELGVRLSHWAPTGNEADLETADFVSYFATRPEVGAIACYVEGLKDGRSFLLAADRAARQGVPVVAVKVGRTETGARTAASHTGKLTGADRVVDAAMRQFGVIRVDGLDELQDTAALLARARKPVADGVVVYSISGGTGAHFSDLATAAGLSLPTLPQAKQDELHTWIPPYLSVANPVDNGGHPVGDWRGRKIIDAILADPSVGVLVCPITGPFPPMSDRLAQDLVDAAEATDKLVCVVWGSPVGTEAAYRETLLGSSRVATFRTFSNCIGAVRAYLGHHRFSGGYRSPFDEAPRTPSPSFRKARALIRPGEQLSEHAAKQLLRAYGIRVPREQLVTSAAAAVRAAGLVGYPVVMKASGARLAHKTELGLVKVGLTSASQVRDAYRELTDIARYEGVGLDGILVCQMVGRGIEMVVGVARDPLFGPTVTVGLGGVLVEVLDDAAVRVPPFDEREARSMLGELRGRALLEGVRGAPAADTEALVEVVLRVQRMALELDGDLAELDINPLMVLPRGQGAVALDALAVCR, from the coding sequence ATGCTTGGATCGACTCACGGCACCTTCACCTCCGGTCTCCGCGCCCGCGTGGTCGCCTGCGGGGAGCACGCGGGGACGCCCGGCTTCGCCGTGCACGGCACGACGGCGGTCGAGGGTGACGTCGACGTCAGCGGCCGGCCGCTGTACGCCCCCGTGCCGGACCTCGACAGGTTCTTCCGGCCCCGGTCCGTCGCCGTCGTCGGAGCCTCCGACGGCGAGGGCCGCCCCCACACCGGCATCACCCGGCAGCTCATCGCCTGGGCCGAGCGGGTCGGCGCCCGGCTCGTGCCCGTGCACCCCACCCGCACCCGCGTCTTCGGGATCGACTGCGTGCCTTCGGTCGGCGCGCTCGGCGAGCCCGTCGACCTCGCCGTGCTGCTGGTCGCCGACCCGCTGCCGGTCGTCGAGGAACTCGCCGGGGCAAAGGTGCGGTTCGCCGTGGCCTTCGCCTCCGGATTCGCCGAGGCGGGCGACGAGGGGGCCGCCGCGCAGGAACGCCTCACGGCCGCCGTGCGCCGCTCGGGGATGCGCCTGCTCGGCCCCAACACCAACCTCAACGCCTTCGAGCACTTCCGTGAGGACCTGGACGGTCCGGCCATCGCGCTCATCACCCAGTCGGGACACCAGGGGCGCCCCGTCCACACCCTCCAGGAGCTCGGCGTACGGCTCTCCCACTGGGCGCCCACCGGCAACGAGGCCGATCTGGAGACCGCCGACTTCGTCTCGTACTTCGCGACCCGGCCGGAGGTCGGGGCCATCGCCTGCTACGTCGAGGGGCTCAAGGACGGGCGCTCCTTCCTGCTCGCGGCGGACCGCGCCGCCCGCCAGGGCGTGCCGGTCGTCGCGGTGAAGGTCGGACGGACCGAGACCGGAGCGCGGACGGCCGCCTCGCACACCGGCAAGCTGACCGGGGCGGACCGGGTCGTCGACGCGGCCATGCGGCAGTTCGGCGTCATACGGGTCGACGGACTCGACGAACTCCAGGACACCGCCGCCCTGCTGGCCCGAGCACGCAAGCCGGTCGCGGACGGCGTCGTCGTCTACTCGATCTCCGGCGGCACCGGCGCCCACTTCTCCGACCTGGCCACGGCCGCCGGCCTCAGCCTGCCGACGCTGCCGCAGGCCAAGCAGGACGAACTGCACACCTGGATACCGCCCTACCTGAGCGTGGCGAACCCGGTCGACAACGGCGGGCACCCGGTCGGCGACTGGCGCGGCCGGAAGATCATCGACGCGATCCTCGCCGACCCGTCCGTCGGCGTCCTCGTCTGCCCCATCACCGGGCCCTTCCCGCCCATGAGCGACCGGCTGGCGCAGGACCTGGTCGACGCGGCAGAGGCCACCGACAAGCTCGTGTGCGTGGTCTGGGGCTCGCCGGTCGGGACCGAGGCCGCCTACCGCGAGACCCTGCTGGGCTCCTCGCGCGTCGCCACCTTCCGCACCTTCTCGAACTGCATCGGGGCGGTGCGCGCCTATCTCGGCCACCACCGCTTCTCGGGCGGCTACCGCTCACCCTTCGACGAGGCCCCCCGCACCCCCTCCCCCTCCTTCCGCAAGGCGCGGGCCCTGATACGGCCCGGCGAACAGCTCAGCGAACACGCGGCGAAGCAGCTCCTGCGGGCGTACGGAATCCGGGTCCCGCGCGAACAACTGGTCACGAGTGCCGCGGCGGCCGTCCGGGCGGCCGGGCTCGTCGGCTATCCGGTGGTGATGAAGGCGTCCGGGGCGCGGCTGGCGCACAAGACCGAACTCGGCCTGGTGAAGGTGGGACTGACCTCGGCGAGCCAGGTCCGGGACGCCTACCGCGAGCTCACCGACATCGCCCGGTACGAGGGCGTCGGCCTGGACGGGATCCTCGTCTGCCAGATGGTCGGCCGCGGGATCGAGATGGTGGTGGGCGTGGCCCGGGACCCGCTCTTCGGGCCCACGGTCACGGTGGGCCTGGGCGGTGTCCTGGTCGAGGTCCTGGACGACGCCGCGGTGCGGGTACCGCCGTTCGACGAGCGCGAGGCCCGGTCCATGCTCGGCGAACTGCGCGGCCGGGCCCTGCTGGAGGGCGTACGGGGCGCGCCGGCGGCGGACACCGAGGCGCTGGTGGAGGTCGTGCTGCGGGTGCAGCGGATGGCTCTCGAACTCGACGGCGACCTCGCCGAGCTGGACATCAACCCGCTGATGGTGCTGCCGCGCGGGCAAGGGGCGGTCGCCCTGGACGCCCTGGCGGTCTGCCGATAG
- a CDS encoding enoyl-CoA hydratase/isomerase family protein, with product MNAVTWDQRERIIALLATASADPDVRAVVLTATGRGFCAGADLRGSPPADGTGAIPDHGPGTAGGTAGAAGAPGAARVPGDVARTIRLGAQRLIAAVLDCEKPVIAAVNGTAAGIGAHLAFACDLVLAAESARFVEVFVRRGLVPDGGGAYLLPRLIGTQRAKELMFLGDAVGAGEARSLGLVNRVVPDEELAKTARAWAERLAQGPTRAIALTKQLVNASLDTDRATAFAAEAAAQEINMATRDANEGVASFVERRTPRYEGR from the coding sequence ATGAACGCGGTCACCTGGGACCAACGGGAACGGATCATCGCCCTCCTGGCCACGGCCTCCGCGGACCCCGACGTGCGGGCGGTGGTCCTGACGGCGACCGGCCGGGGTTTCTGCGCGGGCGCGGACCTGCGCGGGTCCCCGCCCGCCGACGGAACGGGGGCGATACCGGACCACGGGCCGGGCACGGCGGGCGGAACGGCCGGGGCGGCGGGGGCCCCGGGCGCCGCGCGCGTCCCCGGGGACGTGGCGCGGACCATCCGGCTCGGGGCGCAGCGCCTCATCGCGGCCGTACTGGACTGCGAGAAGCCGGTGATCGCCGCGGTGAACGGCACGGCCGCCGGAATCGGCGCGCATCTGGCCTTCGCCTGCGACCTGGTGCTCGCGGCCGAGTCGGCCCGGTTCGTCGAGGTCTTCGTCCGGCGGGGCCTCGTACCGGACGGCGGCGGGGCCTACCTGCTGCCACGGCTGATCGGCACGCAGCGCGCGAAGGAGCTGATGTTCCTCGGCGACGCGGTGGGCGCGGGCGAGGCGCGGAGCCTCGGCCTGGTGAACCGGGTCGTGCCCGACGAAGAGCTGGCGAAGACGGCCCGCGCCTGGGCCGAGCGCCTGGCCCAGGGACCGACCCGGGCGATCGCGCTCACCAAGCAGCTGGTGAACGCCTCCCTGGACACCGACCGCGCGACCGCGTTCGCGGCGGAGGCGGCGGCCCAGGAGATCAACATGGCGACGCGCGACGCGAACGAGGGCGTGGCGAGCTTCGTCGAGCGGCGGACGCCGCGCTACGAAGGGCGCTGA